Proteins encoded within one genomic window of Methanobacterium sp.:
- a CDS encoding transglutaminase domain-containing protein, translating into PNYGSTTLGKIRYESLVYLFSRVVAFYGNEKYLPNYAVMKPWSSISSGGTSTPTETIPSSLQIYLQTTANCQVNNPNIIALAQNITSGATSSYDKATRIFNWVRDNLEYSFYYNTEKGAVQTLSSRSGNCCDHSHLIVALSRAAGLPARYVHGNCYFTTSKTWYGHVWAEIYANGIWYTADGTSYRNSLGSVKSWDTSTWTKKGTYTELPF; encoded by the coding sequence CCTAATTATGGGTCAACTACTCTAGGGAAAATTCGTTACGAATCTTTGGTTTACCTCTTCAGTCGGGTGGTGGCTTTCTATGGAAATGAGAAGTACTTGCCAAACTATGCGGTGATGAAACCATGGAGCTCCATAAGTTCAGGTGGTACGTCAACACCAACAGAAACAATACCCAGTAGCTTGCAAATTTACTTGCAAACAACTGCCAACTGCCAAGTTAACAACCCCAACATTATTGCACTGGCCCAGAACATAACCTCGGGGGCGACATCTAGCTATGATAAGGCCACTCGCATCTTTAACTGGGTGCGAGACAACCTCGAATATTCCTTTTACTACAACACTGAGAAAGGAGCGGTTCAAACGCTCTCTTCCAGGAGTGGTAATTGTTGTGACCATTCACACCTAATCGTGGCCCTTTCAAGAGCAGCTGGATTACCAGCAAGATATGTACACGGGAACTGTTACTTCACTACCAGTAAAACATGGTATGGTCATGTATGGGCTGAGATATATGCCAATGGAATTTGGTATACAGCGGATGGAACTAGTTACCGAAATTCGCTAGGATCAGTAAAAAGCTGGGACACAAGTACGTGGACAAAAAAAGGGACATACACCGAGCTGCCCTTCTAA